Proteins from a single region of Chryseobacterium sp. W4I1:
- a CDS encoding thioredoxin fold domain-containing protein, giving the protein MKKIISGVFVLCSVMILAQEAIQFQELPFKDIIAKAKKEKKLVFIDAYASWCGPCKMMEKNVFTQKPVGDYFNTNFVNARFDMEKGEGREIAAKYGVRSYPTYLFLNGEGELVSQNSGYMEESMFVAMAQNINSPANKQGSLKDRFAKGEKDPEFLINIMKLNSSSDYDFAKKASERYFENKKKTEEISKEEIGFLLFFVKSTEDKNYSTFSSRKSEITKYLPEQTYNEFDNQLKLSKIVEQSIDDKNKRINDDYFMKTAEPLVGKQLAQSKLNQTRLSYYEQNANYPEFEKAALEYYKNSDSFEPNELLRAAWVFADHVKTPSSLKKAAEWAEKSVMRGETEENTYILAKLYFLTGNREMAQNYAEMSKNMASQAGKDSKLAEELLKQIK; this is encoded by the coding sequence ATGAAGAAGATCATCTCTGGGGTATTTGTTTTATGCTCTGTCATGATACTGGCTCAGGAAGCCATACAGTTTCAGGAATTACCGTTTAAAGATATCATAGCAAAAGCGAAAAAAGAAAAAAAACTTGTTTTCATCGATGCTTATGCTTCTTGGTGCGGACCGTGCAAAATGATGGAAAAGAATGTATTTACTCAAAAACCTGTCGGAGATTATTTTAATACCAATTTTGTGAATGCCAGATTCGATATGGAAAAAGGTGAAGGAAGAGAAATTGCAGCCAAATACGGGGTGCGCTCTTATCCCACCTATCTTTTCCTAAACGGTGAAGGGGAACTTGTTTCCCAAAATTCCGGGTATATGGAGGAAAGTATGTTTGTAGCCATGGCTCAGAATATCAACTCACCAGCCAATAAACAAGGTTCATTAAAGGATCGTTTTGCTAAAGGAGAAAAAGATCCTGAATTCCTGATCAACATTATGAAACTGAATTCTTCTTCAGATTATGATTTTGCTAAAAAAGCTTCTGAAAGATATTTTGAAAACAAAAAAAAGACTGAAGAAATTTCTAAAGAAGAGATCGGGTTTCTTCTCTTTTTTGTAAAATCAACGGAAGACAAAAATTATTCTACATTTTCATCCAGAAAGTCTGAAATTACGAAGTATTTACCTGAACAAACTTATAATGAATTTGACAATCAGTTAAAACTGTCAAAAATAGTTGAGCAATCTATTGATGATAAAAATAAAAGGATCAATGATGATTATTTCATGAAAACGGCAGAACCGTTAGTAGGAAAGCAACTTGCACAATCTAAACTAAACCAAACGAGACTCAGTTACTACGAGCAGAATGCCAATTACCCTGAATTTGAAAAAGCCGCATTAGAATATTATAAAAATTCTGATTCATTTGAACCTAATGAACTTCTGAGAGCAGCATGGGTATTCGCTGATCACGTCAAAACTCCTTCATCATTGAAGAAAGCTGCAGAATGGGCGGAAAAATCCGTCATGCGTGGTGAAACAGAGGAAAACACTTATATTCTGGCAAAGCTTTATTTCCTGACAGGAAACAGGGAAATGGCCCAAAACTATGCGGAAATGTCTAAGAATATGGCATCTCAGGCAGGCAAAGATTCAAAACTCGCAGAAGAATTACTGAAACAAATAAAATAA
- a CDS encoding DUF3575 domain-containing protein yields the protein MLKHKFFTTSIALLSMGTLTAQEQEQEKSIYIKGNALLAPIGLLNLGVEKQLSQKYTLQGDVLISPWKSFAGHEFQYYSVSLEGRYYFNQAFHGWYAGANIAASAFVLQKWNYWKNASYTNDQNEVFVKSNLYQKGVSFLVGVTGGYQFNISDRWNIDVYATIGSSSDFYKGYDRTTGQRYESAKKFNKSGEILPYRGGVMISYKLK from the coding sequence ATGCTAAAACACAAATTTTTTACCACATCTATTGCACTTTTATCCATGGGAACACTTACAGCCCAGGAGCAGGAACAAGAGAAAAGTATATATATAAAAGGGAATGCACTGTTAGCGCCCATTGGCCTTCTGAATCTAGGTGTAGAAAAACAGCTCAGCCAGAAATATACTTTGCAGGGTGATGTTCTTATTTCTCCCTGGAAGTCTTTTGCAGGACATGAGTTCCAATACTACTCTGTTTCCCTGGAAGGCAGATATTATTTTAACCAAGCTTTTCACGGTTGGTATGCAGGTGCAAACATTGCTGCCTCTGCATTTGTGCTTCAGAAATGGAACTATTGGAAAAATGCCTCTTATACAAATGATCAAAACGAAGTATTTGTAAAATCTAACTTATATCAGAAAGGTGTTTCATTTTTAGTTGGTGTTACCGGTGGATATCAATTCAATATATCTGACCGTTGGAATATTGACGTGTATGCAACTATCGGTTCGTCTAGTGATTTCTATAAAGGATACGACCGTACTACCGGCCAACGTTACGAATCAGCTAAGAAATTTAATAAAAGTGGGGAAATTCTTCCTTACAGAGGAGGGGTAATGATCTCTTACAAATTAAAATAA
- a CDS encoding DUF1343 domain-containing protein: MNLDFKIKNLLLICLIFLGVFNQYYSQTQVQPDFKTGADQSDLYLPLLKNKTIGVVTNQTGLMSDKSYVVDFLVKNNIKIKTIFAPEHGFRGDADAGEKVKNGVDTKTGIPIISLYGNNKKPKPEQLKGIDIIVFDIQDVGVRFYTYISTLTYLMEAGAENNVEIMVFDRPNPHDGYTDGPVLKKKWSSFVGMHEVPVVYGLTIGEYGKMVNGEKWLKNGVQAKYTLIPMKNYHKKQRYPILDKPSPNLPNDKSINLYPSLCFFEGTQVSVGRGTDLPFQIYGSPWTQGLPYQFTPKPNFGAKDPFLNGKLCYGEDLSSYPKDLRELNLDWLIKSYKNYKNPQQGFFLENLFFDKLAGTDEFRKQIIAGKSMQEIRVSWKNDLEKFEKIRTKYVIYKD; encoded by the coding sequence ATGAATTTAGATTTCAAAATTAAAAATTTACTTCTTATTTGCCTAATTTTTTTAGGAGTATTCAATCAATATTATTCTCAGACTCAAGTTCAACCGGATTTTAAAACCGGTGCAGATCAATCTGATCTTTATCTACCTCTGTTAAAGAATAAAACAATCGGCGTGGTCACCAACCAAACCGGCCTGATGAGTGATAAGAGCTATGTAGTGGATTTTTTAGTTAAAAATAATATTAAAATTAAAACCATCTTCGCTCCAGAACATGGGTTCAGAGGAGATGCTGATGCTGGTGAAAAAGTGAAAAATGGGGTAGATACCAAAACGGGAATTCCTATTATTTCTTTATATGGCAACAATAAAAAGCCAAAACCTGAACAGTTAAAAGGAATTGATATCATTGTTTTTGATATCCAGGATGTAGGAGTGAGGTTCTATACTTATATTTCAACCTTGACCTATTTAATGGAGGCCGGTGCCGAAAATAATGTTGAAATAATGGTATTTGACCGTCCGAATCCACATGACGGATACACAGACGGACCGGTATTAAAAAAGAAATGGTCCAGTTTTGTAGGGATGCATGAAGTTCCTGTAGTATACGGATTGACGATAGGAGAGTATGGGAAAATGGTCAATGGGGAGAAATGGCTCAAAAATGGAGTACAGGCAAAATACACCTTGATTCCCATGAAAAACTATCACAAAAAACAACGCTACCCAATCTTAGATAAGCCTTCTCCTAATTTACCAAATGATAAATCCATCAATTTATATCCAAGTCTATGTTTCTTTGAAGGTACCCAGGTTTCGGTAGGTAGAGGCACTGATCTGCCTTTTCAGATCTATGGATCTCCATGGACACAGGGACTTCCTTATCAGTTTACTCCTAAGCCGAACTTTGGAGCGAAAGATCCATTCCTTAACGGAAAGCTATGTTATGGTGAAGATCTTTCATCTTACCCAAAAGATTTAAGGGAGCTTAATCTGGATTGGCTGATTAAATCTTATAAAAATTATAAAAACCCACAACAGGGTTTCTTCCTGGAAAATTTATTCTTTGATAAACTGGCCGGAACTGATGAATTCAGAAAACAGATCATAGCTGGGAAATCAATGCAGGAGATCAGAGTGTCTTGGAAAAATGACCTGGAAAAATTTGAAAAGATCCGTACGAAATATGTTATTTACAAAGATTGA
- a CDS encoding FtsX-like permease family protein: protein MKFPLYFSRKIAFSKDNKNNLSRVIIFIGRLSVALGIIVSLITVATGFGSKKAIKERLADFSGHITVRSTRSNSSYNTSVLDNQGLNIPKIKELPDVESVQKYATVTGIMRNEHNFSGIIFKGIGKDFDSLRFKKFLVAGTTPKVTENGFNNDVTISQKVANDLHLKVNDSIVTVFSKADQKPIYRKFRVIGIYKTDIKMIDEQFVIGGINHVRKIQEMKPDEIGGIDIFLKNVNDIDRDFPEIEKLIGYKNYAEKATEKFPQINDWISIFDTNIALIIIIMLIVVVINIIMVLLILIIERTNSIGLLKTLGASNSQIRATFINYTLIIMIPGLLYGNAIGLGLILLQKFFGIIKLNPENYYVSTVPVDLNPIAIISISLGILLISGLALIIPSYLISKISPVKVIKYN, encoded by the coding sequence TTGAAGTTTCCTTTATATTTCTCTAGAAAAATAGCGTTTTCCAAAGATAACAAAAATAACCTTTCGAGGGTTATCATCTTCATCGGCAGACTTTCTGTAGCTCTGGGGATCATTGTTTCTTTAATTACTGTAGCTACCGGTTTCGGCTCAAAAAAAGCTATTAAAGAAAGACTGGCAGATTTCAGCGGGCATATCACCGTACGGTCTACAAGATCCAATTCCTCCTATAATACTTCTGTTCTTGATAATCAGGGATTGAATATTCCAAAAATCAAAGAGCTTCCGGATGTGGAAAGTGTTCAGAAGTATGCAACGGTAACCGGGATTATGCGTAACGAACATAATTTCTCAGGAATCATATTTAAAGGAATCGGAAAAGATTTTGACAGTTTGAGATTCAAGAAATTCCTTGTGGCCGGAACCACTCCAAAAGTAACGGAGAATGGCTTTAACAATGATGTAACTATTTCACAGAAGGTGGCTAATGATCTTCATCTTAAAGTTAATGACAGCATTGTCACCGTGTTTTCAAAGGCAGATCAGAAACCGATTTACCGGAAATTCAGGGTTATCGGGATTTATAAAACTGATATTAAAATGATTGATGAACAGTTCGTCATCGGAGGAATCAATCATGTAAGAAAAATCCAGGAAATGAAACCGGATGAAATAGGGGGCATTGATATATTTCTGAAAAACGTAAATGATATTGACAGGGATTTCCCTGAAATTGAAAAACTGATCGGTTATAAAAACTATGCAGAAAAAGCAACGGAGAAATTCCCGCAGATTAATGACTGGATCAGTATTTTCGATACAAATATTGCCCTGATCATCATTATTATGTTGATTGTTGTTGTCATCAATATTATTATGGTTCTTTTAATTCTTATTATTGAGAGAACCAATTCCATAGGACTTCTGAAAACATTGGGAGCAAGCAATTCACAGATAAGAGCGACTTTTATCAATTATACGCTGATCATTATGATCCCGGGACTTCTTTATGGAAATGCAATCGGTCTGGGGCTTATTCTGCTTCAGAAATTTTTCGGTATTATCAAGCTTAATCCTGAAAACTATTATGTAAGTACGGTTCCGGTAGATCTTAATCCAATCGCCATTATTTCCATTTCATTAGGAATTCTGCTCATTTCAGGGCTAGCTCTTATTATTCCAAGCTACCTGATCAGCAAAATTTCCCCAGTGAAAGTAATTAAGTATAACTAG
- a CDS encoding PLP-dependent cysteine synthase family protein gives MKYAKNILETIGNTPLVKLNKVLGEDFPALVLAKVETFNPGNSVKDRMAVKMIEDAEKDGRLKPGGTIIEGTSGNTGMGLALAAIIKGYKCIFVTNSKQSKEKCDILRAVGAEVIVCPTDVKPTDPRSYYSVSKRLAKETENGWYVNQYDNLSNRAAHYESTAPEIWDQTDGKLTHFVAGAGTGGTVTGCGTFFKEKNPDIKVIGVDTYGSILKEFHETGELHYDHAYTYITEGIGEDIIPENYDMSVIDHFEKVTDKDGAIYARKLAKEEGIFCGYSAGSAIASLIQMKDQFTKDDVIVVLLHDHGSRYVGKVYNDEWMKEMGWLD, from the coding sequence ATGAAATACGCAAAAAATATTCTTGAAACGATAGGAAATACCCCTCTTGTAAAGCTTAACAAAGTATTAGGAGAAGACTTTCCAGCATTAGTTTTAGCAAAAGTAGAGACCTTCAATCCGGGAAATTCAGTTAAGGATAGAATGGCTGTTAAAATGATAGAAGATGCCGAAAAAGACGGCAGACTAAAACCTGGCGGAACCATTATTGAAGGGACTTCAGGAAATACAGGAATGGGACTAGCTTTGGCCGCTATCATCAAAGGCTACAAATGTATTTTTGTAACCAATTCCAAACAATCAAAGGAGAAATGTGACATCCTTCGTGCTGTAGGGGCGGAAGTTATTGTATGCCCTACTGATGTGAAGCCTACCGATCCCCGTTCTTACTATTCAGTTTCTAAAAGACTGGCTAAGGAAACCGAAAACGGATGGTATGTAAACCAATATGACAATTTATCCAACAGAGCTGCTCATTATGAATCTACAGCTCCTGAAATCTGGGATCAGACGGATGGAAAGCTGACTCATTTTGTTGCAGGTGCCGGAACAGGAGGTACTGTTACAGGTTGCGGAACATTCTTCAAGGAGAAAAATCCTGATATCAAAGTAATTGGAGTTGATACGTATGGTTCTATTTTAAAGGAATTCCATGAAACAGGTGAGCTTCATTACGATCATGCTTATACTTACATCACGGAAGGAATCGGGGAAGATATTATTCCTGAGAATTATGATATGTCTGTGATTGATCATTTTGAAAAAGTAACGGATAAAGACGGTGCTATCTATGCAAGAAAACTGGCCAAAGAGGAAGGGATTTTCTGTGGATATTCTGCAGGAAGTGCCATTGCTTCTCTTATCCAGATGAAAGATCAGTTCACAAAAGATGATGTAATTGTAGTTCTTCTTCATGACCATGGCTCAAGATATGTAGGAAAGGTCTACAATGACGAGTGGATGAAGGAAATGGGCTGGCTGGACTAA
- a CDS encoding M1 family metallopeptidase — protein MKKAILSMAILGILFSANVSAQTETSGREKVYRATNTKVTELKHTKLKVNFDYQKEQMGGEEWLTASPYFYPTNQLILDAKGMLIHEVALDNNGKRSPLKYEYKDEILTISLDKTYQKNQEYTVYIKYTARPNEVKQKGSMAINDAKGLYFINAQGKDPDKPTQIWTQGETESSSAWFPTIDKPNQKTTQEIYMTVPDKYVTLSNGILKDSQKEANNLRTDHWVMDKRHATYLFFMGVGEYAIVKDKWKNIPVDYYIEKEYEPYAKQIYGNTPEMIEFFSKKMGYDYPWPKYAQISGRDYVSGAMENTTATLHGSDVLQKPGQLIDENKWEDVIAHELFHHWFGDLVTAESWSNLTVNESFADYSEYLWNEYKYGKDQADYRQMMNVNMYIHNPADFKKNLVRFNYDSREDVFDLVTYQKGGGILHMLRNYLGDDAFFAGMNDYLKTNEYQNAEAHQLRLSFEKVSGKDLNWFFNQWYFGSGNPKLNYTFTFEPVKKQVAVTINQSQEQMFEFPLAIDVYDNGKPKRYNVWVNAEAKNTFNFDVSKTPDLININADGILLADITETKTPEQNLMQFTNSKEFKSRYNALLDIKDQVGKNPSATKLLSAALRDPYFKTRIKALQLMDLSNPEQMKALGADVEKLASNDPRTLVQAAAIAALAKTKDKKYLPLFEKGISAVSNAVKGNSLSAVVMIDPSKANTLADKIDLEGASDELLGQLLPVIVKNKITSQMANITPLVAFYPFIKFQNPELGKSAEEGYNWIMSSDNLKATENITKIISHAKGEMGDNPQVKMMISQMLKDGLNKKMELLRQNPQNAASINRQIDAINKAIEDFK, from the coding sequence ATGAAAAAGGCGATCTTATCAATGGCTATACTGGGAATTTTATTTTCCGCTAACGTATCAGCACAGACCGAAACTTCAGGAAGAGAAAAAGTATACAGAGCCACAAACACGAAAGTAACGGAGCTTAAACATACCAAGCTGAAAGTAAATTTCGATTATCAGAAAGAGCAGATGGGAGGTGAAGAATGGCTGACAGCGTCTCCTTACTTTTATCCTACGAATCAATTAATCCTTGATGCAAAAGGGATGTTGATCCACGAAGTCGCTCTTGATAACAACGGCAAAAGATCACCTCTGAAATATGAATATAAAGATGAAATCCTGACGATCAGCTTGGATAAAACTTATCAGAAAAACCAGGAATATACAGTATATATAAAGTATACAGCACGTCCGAATGAGGTAAAACAAAAAGGCAGCATGGCCATCAATGATGCCAAAGGACTTTATTTCATCAACGCACAGGGAAAAGATCCGGATAAGCCAACGCAGATCTGGACGCAGGGTGAAACAGAATCTTCATCTGCATGGTTTCCAACCATCGATAAGCCCAATCAGAAAACTACTCAGGAGATCTACATGACGGTTCCTGATAAATATGTAACCCTTTCCAACGGAATTTTAAAAGATTCACAGAAAGAAGCAAACAATTTAAGAACCGACCATTGGGTGATGGATAAAAGACATGCTACTTATCTGTTCTTTATGGGAGTAGGTGAGTATGCTATTGTTAAAGACAAATGGAAAAATATTCCCGTAGATTATTATATTGAAAAAGAGTATGAACCTTATGCAAAACAGATTTACGGAAACACGCCGGAAATGATCGAGTTTTTCTCTAAAAAAATGGGCTACGATTATCCTTGGCCAAAATATGCACAGATCTCAGGCAGAGATTATGTAAGTGGCGCCATGGAAAATACAACGGCAACCCTTCACGGAAGTGATGTTCTTCAAAAACCGGGACAGCTGATTGATGAGAATAAATGGGAAGATGTCATTGCTCATGAATTATTCCACCACTGGTTTGGAGATCTTGTGACGGCAGAAAGCTGGAGTAACCTTACCGTGAATGAATCTTTTGCCGACTATTCCGAATACCTCTGGAATGAATACAAATACGGAAAAGATCAGGCAGATTACCGTCAGATGATGAATGTAAATATGTACATTCATAATCCGGCAGATTTTAAGAAAAACCTGGTGAGGTTTAATTATGATTCCCGTGAAGATGTTTTTGATTTGGTGACTTACCAGAAAGGAGGCGGTATTCTTCATATGCTGAGAAATTATTTGGGTGATGATGCCTTTTTTGCCGGAATGAATGATTATCTGAAAACAAATGAGTATCAAAATGCAGAAGCTCACCAATTGAGACTGTCTTTTGAAAAAGTTTCAGGAAAAGATTTGAACTGGTTCTTTAATCAATGGTACTTCGGAAGCGGAAATCCAAAGTTAAACTACACGTTTACCTTCGAACCTGTCAAAAAACAAGTTGCCGTAACGATCAATCAGTCCCAGGAGCAGATGTTTGAGTTTCCTCTTGCAATTGATGTTTATGACAATGGAAAGCCCAAAAGATATAATGTATGGGTAAACGCCGAAGCAAAGAACACGTTCAATTTTGATGTGTCTAAAACTCCGGATCTTATCAACATCAATGCAGATGGAATTTTGCTGGCAGACATTACCGAGACCAAAACTCCTGAGCAGAATCTTATGCAGTTTACAAACTCTAAGGAATTTAAGAGCAGATACAATGCTTTACTTGATATAAAAGATCAGGTTGGAAAGAATCCTTCAGCTACAAAATTGCTTTCTGCCGCATTAAGAGATCCGTATTTTAAAACAAGAATCAAAGCCCTTCAGTTAATGGATCTTTCCAATCCTGAACAGATGAAGGCCTTAGGTGCAGATGTTGAAAAATTAGCATCCAATGATCCCAGGACATTAGTTCAGGCAGCAGCTATTGCTGCACTGGCTAAAACTAAGGATAAAAAATATCTTCCGCTTTTTGAAAAAGGAATTAGTGCAGTTTCCAATGCAGTAAAAGGAAATTCATTAAGCGCTGTAGTAATGATAGATCCTTCAAAAGCCAATACGCTGGCTGATAAAATTGATCTTGAAGGGGCATCAGACGAACTGTTGGGGCAGTTGCTTCCTGTCATTGTAAAAAATAAGATAACTTCTCAGATGGCTAATATTACTCCGTTAGTGGCATTTTATCCGTTTATTAAATTCCAGAATCCGGAATTAGGAAAATCTGCAGAAGAAGGATACAACTGGATTATGAGCTCAGATAACCTGAAAGCTACTGAAAACATTACAAAAATAATAAGTCATGCAAAAGGAGAGATGGGAGATAATCCTCAGGTAAAAATGATGATTTCCCAAATGCTGAAAGATGGCTTGAATAAAAAGATGGAATTGTTGAGACAAAATCCTCAAAATGCTGCAAGCATCAACAGGCAGATCGATGCAATCAATAAGGCCATTGAAGATTTTAAATAA
- a CDS encoding thymidylate synthase → MQNYLDLLQHILDNGTDKTDRTGTGTRSVFGYQLRYDLSKGFPMVTTKKVHLKSIIYELLWFLKGDTNVKYLNDNGVSIWDEWADENGDLGPVYGAQWRSWQGANGKVVDQITEVIDQIKKNPDSRRLIVSAWNAAEIPNMALAPCHALFQFYVADGKLSLQLYQRSADVFLGVPFNIASYALLLMMVAQVCDLEVGDYVHSFGDVHIYNNHFEQVKKQLSRETRSLPTMKLNPEIRNIFDFNFEDFTLENYDPHPGIKAPVAI, encoded by the coding sequence ATGCAGAATTACTTAGACCTTTTACAGCATATCCTGGACAACGGTACAGATAAAACCGACAGAACCGGAACCGGAACCAGAAGTGTTTTTGGCTATCAGCTGAGATATGATCTGTCAAAAGGTTTTCCTATGGTGACAACCAAAAAAGTACATCTGAAATCTATTATTTATGAATTGTTGTGGTTTTTGAAAGGAGATACCAACGTGAAATATCTAAATGACAACGGAGTAAGTATCTGGGACGAATGGGCAGACGAAAATGGAGATTTAGGTCCTGTTTACGGAGCACAATGGAGAAGCTGGCAGGGAGCAAATGGGAAAGTAGTGGATCAGATTACAGAAGTAATCGATCAGATCAAGAAAAATCCCGATTCCAGAAGACTGATCGTTTCCGCATGGAATGCTGCCGAAATTCCAAATATGGCACTGGCACCATGTCACGCATTATTCCAGTTTTATGTGGCAGATGGAAAACTTTCATTACAACTGTATCAGAGAAGTGCTGACGTATTTTTGGGTGTACCGTTCAATATCGCAAGCTATGCATTATTGCTGATGATGGTAGCTCAGGTATGTGATCTTGAAGTTGGGGATTATGTTCACAGTTTCGGGGATGTTCATATTTATAATAACCATTTTGAGCAGGTGAAAAAACAACTTTCCAGAGAGACAAGATCTCTTCCGACAATGAAGCTGAATCCTGAGATCAGAAATATTTTTGATTTTAATTTTGAAGACTTTACCCTTGAAAACTATGATCCGCATCCGGGGATCAAAGCTCCTGTAGCTATTTAA
- a CDS encoding SDR family NAD(P)-dependent oxidoreductase, with product MGILENKVALVTGAGSGIGLAVAQLYAKEGAKVIVSDINEEHGQQAVEQIKSEGGEASFIKADTSNPEQVEALVRKTAEIYGRLDIACNNAGIGGEPALTGDYSLDSWRKVLSINLDGVFYGCKYEIQQMEQNGGGVIVNMASIHGTVAAPLSSAYTTAKHAVVGLTKNIGAEYGQRAIRCNAVGPGYIDTPLLQELDEDKKHALIEKHPIGRLGTAQEVAELVLFLSSDKSSFMTGGYYLVDGGYTAV from the coding sequence ATGGGAATTTTAGAAAACAAAGTTGCGCTTGTAACAGGTGCCGGTTCAGGAATCGGATTGGCCGTAGCCCAACTTTATGCTAAGGAAGGTGCAAAAGTTATTGTATCAGATATCAATGAAGAACACGGACAACAGGCCGTTGAACAAATTAAATCAGAAGGCGGTGAAGCTTCATTCATTAAAGCCGATACTTCAAATCCCGAACAGGTAGAAGCACTGGTCAGGAAAACAGCAGAAATATACGGAAGACTTGATATTGCCTGCAACAATGCAGGGATTGGTGGAGAACCGGCCTTGACCGGAGATTACAGTCTCGACAGCTGGAGGAAAGTGCTAAGCATCAATCTGGATGGGGTATTTTATGGCTGTAAATATGAGATTCAGCAGATGGAACAGAACGGTGGCGGTGTGATCGTCAATATGGCATCCATCCACGGAACAGTGGCAGCGCCGCTTTCTTCTGCATATACCACAGCCAAGCATGCTGTAGTAGGACTTACCAAAAATATCGGAGCAGAATATGGGCAGAGGGCTATTAGATGTAATGCAGTTGGTCCCGGATATATTGATACTCCTCTTTTACAGGAACTTGATGAAGATAAGAAGCACGCTCTCATAGAAAAACATCCTATCGGACGTCTGGGAACAGCCCAGGAAGTGGCAGAGCTGGTGCTTTTCCTTAGTTCAGATAAATCCTCATTTATGACAGGCGGATATTATCTTGTAGATGGCGGTTACACAGCTGTTTAA
- a CDS encoding alpha-amylase family glycosyl hydrolase, which produces MKKLILLAIIGLGIVSCTTQNTKSTMDLPKDWKHNTNIYEVNIRQYTQEGTFKAFEKEMPRLKQMGVKTLWFMPVTPIAQQNKKGSLGSQYAASDYTSINPEFGTMNDFKHMVNEAHRLGFKVIIDWVANHTGWDHIWTKTHPEFYLKDPDGNFHKASGMDDIIELDYKNQEMRLAMIDAMKFWVKETGIDGFRCDLASWVEVDFWQQARPEVEKIKPLFWLGEFDELESPEYGKVFDASYSWKWMHKSADYYKKNEPLQELKDLLVQYSNIGDSSMRAWFTSNHDENSWNGTEYEKYGVITKPMAVFSATWNGVPLLYSGQELPNMKRLEFFEKDAIKWTNTYQMAEFYKTLFELKASNSALRGGDSKVSTYLLNTTANDKILAYVRKNGKDEVLVVLNMSKQPVNFSIEDQNLSGAFKNVFDRSKRDFDNGKDFSFKVSDYAVFEK; this is translated from the coding sequence ATGAAGAAATTAATTCTATTAGCAATAATTGGTCTGGGAATTGTCTCCTGTACCACACAAAATACAAAAAGCACTATGGATCTGCCGAAAGACTGGAAGCACAACACCAATATATACGAAGTAAATATCAGACAATATACACAGGAAGGAACATTCAAAGCATTTGAAAAAGAAATGCCCCGCCTGAAACAGATGGGAGTGAAAACCCTTTGGTTCATGCCTGTTACGCCTATTGCCCAGCAAAATAAAAAAGGAAGTTTAGGAAGTCAGTATGCCGCCTCGGATTATACATCCATCAATCCTGAATTTGGAACGATGAACGACTTCAAACATATGGTAAATGAAGCCCACAGACTGGGTTTCAAAGTAATCATAGACTGGGTTGCCAATCATACAGGATGGGACCACATCTGGACAAAAACACATCCCGAATTCTATCTGAAAGATCCTGACGGGAATTTCCATAAAGCTTCCGGAATGGATGATATCATTGAACTGGATTATAAAAATCAGGAGATGAGGCTGGCGATGATAGATGCCATGAAATTCTGGGTAAAAGAAACGGGTATTGATGGATTCAGATGCGACCTTGCTTCCTGGGTAGAAGTCGATTTCTGGCAGCAGGCACGCCCGGAAGTGGAGAAAATAAAACCTCTTTTCTGGTTGGGAGAATTTGACGAGCTGGAAAGCCCTGAATATGGAAAAGTATTTGATGCCAGCTATTCATGGAAGTGGATGCACAAATCTGCTGATTATTACAAAAAGAATGAACCGCTACAGGAACTTAAAGATCTCCTGGTACAATATTCCAATATTGGTGACAGCTCAATGAGAGCCTGGTTTACATCCAATCACGATGAAAACTCATGGAACGGAACAGAATATGAAAAATATGGAGTGATTACAAAACCAATGGCTGTATTCTCTGCAACATGGAATGGCGTTCCTTTACTATATTCAGGTCAGGAGCTTCCCAATATGAAAAGACTGGAATTCTTTGAAAAAGACGCCATCAAATGGACCAATACCTACCAGATGGCAGAATTCTATAAAACATTATTTGAATTAAAAGCGTCTAATTCTGCTTTAAGAGGCGGAGATAGCAAGGTGTCTACTTATCTGCTAAATACAACAGCTAATGATAAAATCCTGGCCTATGTAAGGAAAAATGGCAAAGATGAGGTATTGGTAGTCCTGAATATGTCTAAACAACCTGTTAATTTCAGCATTGAAGATCAAAATCTTTCAGGAGCTTTTAAAAATGTTTTTGACAGATCAAAAAGAGATTTTGATAATGGAAAAGATTTCTCCTTCAAAGTTTCAGATTACGCTGTTTTTGAAAAATAA